In Vigna unguiculata cultivar IT97K-499-35 chromosome 3, ASM411807v1, whole genome shotgun sequence, a single genomic region encodes these proteins:
- the LOC114176032 gene encoding UDP-arabinose 4-epimerase 1-like, translating into MLNFGRSRNQPRTARATTMGGLDYPDPKRKGNFVGKVFLAAVLTTLCIIMIKRSPSLNSSSPFAIHEPGVTHVLVTGGAGFIGSHATLRLLSDNHRVTIVDNLSRGNLGAVKVLQELFPEPGRLQFIYADLGDRISVDKIFLENKFDAVMHFAAVAYVGESTMDPLKYYHNITSNTLLVLEAMARHDVKTLIYSSTCATYGEPEKMPITEETQQVPINPYGKAKKMAEDIILDFSKNSDMAIMILRYFNVIGSDPNGKLGEAPRPELREQGRISGACFDAARGIIPGLKVRGTDYKTPDGTCIRDYIDVTDLVDAHVKALEKAQPAKVGIYNVGTGKGSSVKQFVEACKMATGVDIKVEFLPRRPGDYAEVYSDPRKIKRELNWSAKHTDLQQSLRVAWRWQKSHLDGYGVPNEMP; encoded by the exons ATGCTAAATTTTGGCAGGTCCAGAAATCAGCCAAGGACAGCAAGAGCTACAACAATGGGAG GTTTGGATTATCCAGATCCAAAAAGGAAGGGCAATTTTGTTGGGAAAGTATTTCTTGCTGCTGTATTAACAACACTGTGTATTATCATGATCAAGCGGTCTCCATCTTTGAATTCCTCTAGTCCG TTTGCCATCCATGAACCTGGTGTCACTCATGTTTTAGTAACAGGAGGTGCAGGGTTTATAGGTTCACATGCTACTCTAAGACTTCTGAGTGATAATCATCGTGTCACCATAGTA GACAATCTTTCACGCGGAAATTTGGGTGCCGTCAAGGTTCTTCAAGAATTATTTCCAGAACCTGGAAGACTTCAATTCATTTATGCTGACTTGGGAGATAGAATATCT gttgacaaaatatttttggaGAACAAATTTGATGCTGTCATGCACTTTGCTGCTGTTGCATACGTGGGAGAAAGCACAATGGATCCTCTTAA GTATTATCACAATATTACATCAAACACGTTGTTGGTATTGGAGGCTATGGCTAGACATGATGTGAAGACATTGATATATTCTAGTACATGTGCAACATACGGGGAACCTGAAAAGATGCCCATTACAGAGGAAACGCAGCAG GTCCCAATAAATCCATATGGAAAAGCCAAGAAGATGGCTGAAGATATCATCCTTGATTTCTCTAAAAACTCAGACATGGCAATAATGATCCTGAG ATATTTCAACGTGATTGGATCAGACCCTAATGGAAAATTGGGTGAAGCTCCTAGGCCTGAACTCCGAGAGCAAGGTCGAATATCAGGGGCTTGCTTTGATGCTGCTCGTGGTATTATACCTGGTTTAAAG GTAAGAGGAACAGATTATAAGACACCTGATGGAACTTGCATACGAGATTATATCGATGTAACTGACCTGGTTGATGCTCATGTGAAAGCCCTAGAAAAGGCACAACCTGCCAAAGTTGGGATCTACAATGTTGGCACTGGAAAGG GTAGTTCAGTGAAGCAGTTTGTGGAAGCTTGTAAAATGGCTACAGGGGTGGACATTAAAGTGGAATTTCTTCCTCGTCGTCCTGGTGATTATGCTGAGGTGTACAGTGATCCAAGAAAGATCAAACGTGAACTGAATTGGAGTGCTAAGCACACTGATCTTCAACAGAGTTTGAGGGTTGCATGGAGATGGCAGAAATCTCACCTTGATGGTTATGGAGTTCCAAATGAAATGCCTTGA
- the LOC114179205 gene encoding beta-amyrin 28-monooxygenase-like, whose amino-acid sequence MEFLMQSLLITVITMVASVYVLQKRRTGGTKTLPPGSFGWPLMGETFQFLFLKSEHFIQERVKKYSSQNFHTNILGEPTVVLSGPAANKFVSTNETKLLKVWYMKTQRRFFNIPDQKIHAPKQEPASSAPVKILGILRPEGIARYMGNKVESTMHQHFTTHWEGKTEVKVYPLVKAFSLTLASQFFLGIDEPKLATEFEHLYFGIYSAPVNFPGSSYRRALKASSAIRKEIQFLIKEKIEALSKGQVVDDLLAHVVGAEQGGKYVPRIQISNIIMGMMNSSHMPIAITLAFMIKHIGQRPDIYQKIVSEHAGVTKLKRSGAALDWDSIQKLKYTWAVAQETMRLYPTAPGVFREVITDITYEGFTIPKGWKIFWSLVGTNKDPNHFPKPESFDPSRFEGNNILPAPYTWIPFGAGPRSCPGQDYTRFVVLNFIHILINKFKWEVTVPDEKVSEGLIPTPAEGVSIRLYHR is encoded by the exons ATGGAATTTCTCATGCAATCTCTGTTAATTACTGTGATCACCATGGTTGCATCTGTGTATGTTTTGCAGAAAAGAAGAACAGGTGGCACTAAAACCTTGCCCCCTGGTAGCTTTGGGTGGCCCCTAATGGGTGAAACCTTCCAATTTTTGTTCCTCAAGAGTGAACATTTCATTCAAGAAAGGGTCAAAAAGTACTCCTCACAGAACTTCCACACAAACATCCTAGGAGAGCCAACAGTGGTTCTTTCTGGTCCTGCAGCAAACAAATTTGTCTCCACCAACGAGACAAAGCTTCTCAAAGTTTGGTACATGAAGACTCAGCGCAGGTTCTTCAATATTCCTGACCAAAAAATACATGCACCAAAACAAGAACCTGCATCTTCAGCTCCAGTGAAGATCTTGGGGATTCTGAGACCTGAGGGAATAGCAAGGTACATGGGGAACAAGGTTGAATCAACCATGCATCAACATTTCACGACACACTGGGAAGGAAAAACAGAAGTGAAGGTGTACCCTTTGGTGAAGGCCTTTTCCCTCACACTGGCTTCTCAATTCTTCTTAGGCATTGATGAACCAAAATTGGCCACTGAGTTTGAGCACTTGTATTTTGGGATCTACTCTGCTCCTGTGAATTTCCCGGGCTCTTCATACCGTAGGGCACTCAAGGCTTCATCTGCAATAAGGAAAGAGATCCAATTTCTGATCAAAGAAAAGATTGAAGCTTTGTCCAAGGGACAAGTTGTGGATGACCTACTAGCACACGTAGTTGGTGCTGAGCAAGGTGGAAAATATGTGCCAAGAATTCAAATAAGCAACATCATCATggggatgatgaattcaagcCACATGCCAATAGCTATTACTCTGGCTTTCATGATCAAACACATTGGACAGAGGCCTGATATCTACCAAAAAATCGTATCCG AGCATGCTGGTGTTACAAAACTCAAAAGATCTGGTGCAGCACTAGACTGGGACAGCATACAGAAACTGAAATACACATGGGCTGTTGCACAGGAAACTATGAGACTCTATCCAACTGCACCAGGTGTGTTCAGAGAGGTCATAACAGATATCACATATGAAGGTTTTACTATTCCAAAAGGGTGGAAG ATTTTTTGGTCACTGGTTGGGACAAATAAGGATCCGAACCACTTTCCAAAACCTGAAAGTTTTGACCCCTCAAGGTTTGAAGGGAATAATATTCTTCCTGCTCCATACACTTGGATACCCTTTGGAGCTGGACCAAGATCTTGCCCTGGACAAGACTACACGCGATTTGTGGTCCTCAATTTTATTCACATCCTAATAAACAAGTTCAAGTGGGAAGTTACAGTTCCAGATGAGAAAGTTTCAGAGGGTCTAATACCTACCCCAGCAGAGGGAGTATCAATCCGTCTTTATCACCGTTAA